The genomic DNA GGTGGGGGACGCGGGGACACCGTGACACCGGGAGGGGGGGGACACGGCTCAGGAAGGTCCGGCGGCGCCGGGACAGGGCCGGGTCCTTTCCCGGTTCTGTTCCCGCTTCCATTCCCGGTTCCGTTGCTGGTTTGGTTGCCAGTCCTGGCTCCGTTCCTGGTTCCTTTCCTGGTGCCAGTCCTGTTCCTGGTTCCGTTCCCAGTCCCGGCTACGGTCCTGGTTCTTCTCCCAGTCCTGGTCTCGTTCCCGGTTCCGTTCCCGGTGCTGGTTCCGTTCCCGGTTCCGTTCCCGGTGCTGGTTCCGTTCCCGGTGCTGGTTCCATTCCTGGTTCCGTTCCCGGTTCCTcttccattcccattcctggttCCATTCCCGGTTCTGTTCCCGGTTCCTcttccattcccattcccggttccaTTCCCGGTTCCGTTCCCAGTTCCTcttccattcccattcccggtcccgTTCCCAGTCCCGGTGCTGGTTTggttcccagtccattcccagtcccgtGGCTCGTTCCGCTCCCGTCGCCGGTTCCGTTCCCGGTGTCTCGGATCCCGCCGGGAACGTCACATGCACATCACCTGCGGCCTGGAACGACGACAGGGAGGGTCCACCTGCCTCACCTGCGGCCacgcccgcccggccccgccctgCCCACCTGTCCTCCTCGATGCCGCCGCCCTCGGGGTCGCCGCTGTCGCCCTTCTCGGTGTCGCCCTCGCCCAGGTCCATGTCCAGCTCGTTCCCGGTGTCCGGGCGGGTGTAGGCGTAGCCACTGCAGCACGGGACGGAATTCCGGGGAATCCCCTTGGGAATGGCCCCTGGAATTCTGGGGATCTCCTCGAGAACAGcccccccccaccaccccccCTTTCCCCCGGAATCGCAGGGAATCCCCTTGGGAATGGCCCCTGGAATTCCAAGGGATCCAGCCTCTGGAATTCAGGGGAATCCCCTGGGGAATGCCccccggaattccgggaatcCCGCAGGGAATGTCCCCGGGAATTCCCTGGGGAATGCCCCCTGGAATCCCCTGAGGAATGCCccctggaattccaggaatCCCCTGGGGAATGTCCCCGGGAATTCCCTGGGGAATGCCCCCTGGAATCCCCTGGGGAATGCCccctggaattccaggaatCCCCTGGGGAATGCCCCCTGGAATCCCCTGGGGAATGCCCCATGGAATTCCGGGAATCCCCTGGGGAATGCCtcccggaattccgggaatcCCCTGGGGAATGCCCCCTGGAATCCCCTGGGGAATGCCCCCCGGAATTCCGGGAAGCCCCTGGGGAATGACCCCTGGAATCCCCTGGGGAATGCCCCCCGGAATTCCAGGAATCCCCTGGGGAATGTCCCCGGGAATTCCCTGGGGAATGCCCCCTGGAATCCCCTGGGGAATGCccccggaattccgggaatcCCCTGGGGAATGCtcccggaattccgggaatcCCGGGGGGCGGGGCTGACCTGATGGAGCGGCAGGTGAAGAAGACGATCCTCTTGAGCCTCTTGTTGTAGAAGAAGTAGTTGAAGGACCAGAGGCTCCCGTCCTCCCCGAAGGGATCCGAGTCCAGGTCGGGGTTGTAGCTGGGAACGGGAAAAGCGGGAATGTCACGGGACTGGGGACAGGAACAGCGGGAATGTCACGGGATTGGGGACAGGAACAGCGGGAATGTCACGGGactggggacaggagcagcGGGAATGTCACGGGACTGGGGACAGGAACAGCGGGAATGTCACTGATGGGATTGGGGACAGGAACAGCGGGAATGTCACGGGATTGGGGACAGGAACAGCGGGAATGTCACGGGATTGGGGACAGGAACAGCGGGAATGTCACTGACGGGATTGGGGACAGGAACAGTGGGAATGTCACGGGATTGGGGACAGGAACAGCGGGAATGTCACTGATGGGATTGGGGACAGGAACAGCGGGAATGTCACGGGATTGGGGACAGGAACAGCGGGAATGTCACTGATGGGATTGGGGACAGGAACAGTGGGAATGTCACGGGATTGGGGACAGGAACAGCGGGAATGTCACTGATGGGATTGGGGTCAGGAACAGCGGGAATGTCACTGATGGGATTGGGGACAGGAACAGCGGGAATGTCACAGGATTGGGGACAGGAACAGCGGGAATGTCACTGATGGGATTGGGGTCAGGAACAGCGGGAATGTCACGGGATTGGGGACAGGAACAGCGGGAATGTCACTGACGGGATTGGGGTCAGGAACAGTGGGAATGTCACTGATGGGATTGGGGACAGGAACAGCGGGAATGTCACTGATGGGATTGGGGACAGGAACAGCGGGAATGTCACTGACGGGATTGGGAACAGGAACAGCGGGAATGTCACGGGATTGGGGACAGGCACAGCGGGAATGTCACTGATGGGATTGGGGACAGGAACAGCGGGAATGTCACTGACGGGATTGGGGACAGGAACAGCGGGAATGTCACGGGATTGGGGACAGGAACAGCGGGAATGTCACTGACGGGATTGGGGACAGGAACAGCGGGAATGTCACTGACGGGATTGGGGACAGGAACAGCGGGAATGTCACTGACGGGATTGGGGACAGGAACAGCGGGAATGTCACTGATGGGATTGGGGACAGGAACAGCGGGAATGTCACTGACGGGATTGGGGACAGGAACAGCGGGATTGTCACTGACGGGATTGGGGACAGGAACAGCGGGATTGTCACTGATGGGATTGGGGACAGGAACAGCGGGAATGTCAAGGGATTGGGGACAGGAACAGCGGGAATGTCACTGACGGGATTGGGGACAGGAACAGCGGGAATGTCACTGACGGGATTGGGGACAGGAACAGCGGGAATGTCACGGGATTGGGGACAGGAACAGCGGGAATGTCACTGACGGGATTGGGGACAGGAACAGCGGGAATGTCACTGACGGGACTGGGGACAGGAACAGTGGGAATGTCACGGGATTGGGGACAGGAACAGCGGGAATGTCACTGACGGGATTGGGGACAGGAACAGCGGGAATGTCACTGACGGGATTGGGGACAGGAACAGCGGGAATGTCACGGGATTGGGGACAGGAACAGCGGGAATGTCACTGATGGGATTGGGGACAGGAACAGCGGGAATGTCACTGATGGGATTGGGGACAGGAACAGCGGGAATGTCACTGACGGGATTGGGGACAGGAACAGCGGGAATGTCACTGACGGGATTGGGGACAGGAACAGCGGGAATGTCACTGACGGGATTGGGGACAGGAACAGCGGGAATGTCACTGACGGGATTGGGGACAGGAACAGCGGGAATGTCACTGACGGGATTGGGGACAGGAACAGCGGGAATGTCACGGGATTGGGGACAGGAACAGCGGGAATGTCACTGACGGGATTGGGGACAGGAACAGCGGGAATGTCACTGACGGGATTGGGGACAGGAACAGCGGGAATGTCACTGATGGGATTGGGGACAGGAACAGCGGGAATGTCACTGACGGGATTGGGGACAGGAACAGCGGGAATGTCACTGACGGGATTGGGGACAGGAACAGCGGGAATGTCACTGACGGGATTGGGGACAGGAACAGCGGGAATGTCACTGATGGGATTGGGGACAGGAACAGCGGGAATGTCACTGACGGGATTGGGGACAGGAACAGCGGGATTGTCACTGACGGGATTGGGGACAGGAACAGCGGGAATGGCCTGGATGCATGGGAACAGGACTGGAATCCTTCGAGAAGGGCTGGGATCCCAGGGGATCAGGAAGAGCTGGGATCCcttgggaagagctgggatcccttgggaaaggctgggatCCCCCGGGAAGGGCCAGGATCCtttgggcagggctgggatcccTTGGGATCGGGAAGGGCCGGGATCCCTCGGGAAGGGCCGGAATTccatgggaagggctgggatcccatgggaaaggctgggatCCCCTGGGCAGGGCCGGGATCCCTTGGGATCGGGAAGGGCCGGGATCCCAGGGGATcgcacagggctgggatccCCCGGGAAGGGCCGGGATCCCTTGGGATCGGGAAGGGCCGGGATCCCTCGGGATCAGGAAGGGCCGGGATCCCAGGGGATcgcacagggctgggatcccccgggcagggccgggatCCCTTGGGATCGGGCAGGGCCGGCCCCAGGTGGCCCCGTACCTGTAGATGTCGCACTCGGCCAGGCAGATCTCCTCATCCACCGCGTCCCAGAGCAGCGGCTTCAGCGCCTTGAAATCCTCGCGCACGGCCGAGAAGAGGCTGCAGTTCACGGCATTCACCACCTGCGGCACGGCAACGACCGGGAACGTGGGACACGGGAACAGGGACACGGGAACGGGGACACGGgaacggggacggggacacgggaacacgggaatggggacagggacacgggaacACGGGAACGGGGATGAAATCCTCGCGCACGGCCGAGAAGAGGCTGCAGTTCACGGCATTCACCACCTGCGGCACGGCAACGACCGGGAACGTGGGACACGGGAACACGGGAACGGGGACACGGGAACGGGGacacgggaatggggacagggacacgggaatggggacggggacacgggaACGGGGACACGGGAATGGGGATGAAATCCTCGCACACGGCCGAGAAGAGGCTGCAGTTCACGGCATTCACCACCTGCGGCACGGCAACGACCGGGAACGTGGGACACGGGAACACGGGAACGGGGACACGGGAACGGGGacacgggaatggggacagggacacgggaatggggacggggacacgggaACGGGGACACGGGAATGGGGATGAAATCCTCGCGCACGGCTGAGAAGAGGCTGCAGTTCACGGCATTCATCACCTGCGGCACGGCAACGACCGGGAACGTGGGACACGGGAACACGGGAACTGGGACACgggaacggggacagggacacgggaacggggacacggggacacgggaacggggacagggacacgggaacacaggaatggggacagggacacgggaacGGGGATGAAATCCTCGCGCACGGCCGAGAAGAGGCTGCAGTTCACGGCATTCACCACCTGCGGCACGGGAATGACCGGGAACGTGGGACACGGGAACACGGGAACAGGGacacgggaatggggacaggggaatggggacagggacacgggaatggggacacgggaacgggaacacgggaacggggacagggacacgggaatggggacagggacacgagaacggggacagggacacgggaacggggacagggacacgggaacGGGGACACGGGAacacgggaatggggacagggacacgggaacGGGGacacgggaatggggacagggacacgggaacggggacagggacacgggaacagggacacgggaacggggacagggacagggacacgggaatgAGGACatgggaacggggacagggacacggaacgtgggacagggacatgggaaCAGGGACGTGGCATTCCCAGGGAAATTCGGGATTCCCCAGCCCGGCAGCGTCCGGAGCCCCCCGGGGCCTTTCCAGGGTTTTCCcgggagagctggagaggggccGGGGCAAAGGCTGGAGGGACGGGACTGGGGAACGGCTTCCCGTGGAAAAtcgggatttggggctggaattcccagaggatccggggctgctccagcccctggacTATGCCAGGACAGCGGGAGCTGCCCCTTGGGAATGGGATCATCCCAGAGATCCCTTCCCTCCCGGAGCATTCCAGGCTTTTCCCGTTCCACGCCCCGTCTCCAGGTACATCCCAATTCCTGCATCCCGTCCcgtcctgtcccatcccagtgttcccggtgttcccagtccctcccagtgctcccagtgctcccagtccctcccagtgttcccagtcccatcccagtgttcccggtgttcccagtccctcccagtgttCCCGGtgttcccagtgttcccagtcccatcccagtcccatcccagtgttcccggtgttcccagtccctcccagtgttcccagtgttcccagtcccatcccagtcccatcccagtgttcccggtgttcccagtccctcccagtgttcccagtcccatcccagtgttcccggtgttcccagtccctcccagtgttcccagtgctcccagtcccatcccagtgttcccagtccctcccagtgttcccagtccctcccagtgttcccagtcccatcccagtgttcccagtcccatcccagtgttcccggtgttcccagtcccatcccagtgttcccagtgttcccagtgttcccagtcccatcccagtcccatcccagtgttcccagtgttcccagtcccatcccagtgttcccagtgttcccagtcccatcccagtcccatcccagtgttcccagtgttcccagtcccatcccagtgttcccagtgttcccagtcccatcccagtcccatcccagtgttcccggtgttcccagtccctcccagtgttcccagtgctcccagtccctcccagtgttcccagtcccatcccagtgttcccggtgttcccagtccctcccagtgttCCCGGtgttcccagtgttcccagtcccatcccagtcccatcccagtgttcccggtgttcccagtccctcccagtgttcccagtgctcccagtccctcccagtgttCCCGgtgttcccagtccctcccagtgttcccagtccctcccagtgttcccagtcccatcccagtgttcccagtccctcccagtgttcccagtgttcccagtcccatcccagtgttcccggtgttcccagtcccatcccagcgTTCCCGGtgttcccagtcccatcccagtgttcccagtgttcccagtcccatcccagtgttcccagtcccagttcccagtcccatcccagtcccatcccagtgttcccagtccctcccagtgttcccagtcccatcccagtgttcccagtcccatcccagtcccatcccagtgttcccagtcccatcccagtgttcccagtcccatcccagtctctcccagtccctcccagccccatcccagtgttcccagtcccatcccagtcccatcccagtgttcccggtgttcccagtcccatcccagtgttcccagccccatcccagtctctcccagtccctcccagccccatcccagtgctcccagtcccatcccagtcccatcccagtgttcccggtgttcccagtcccatcccagcgTTCCCGGtgttcccagtcccatcccagtgttcccagtgttcccagtcccatcccagtgttcccagtcccagttcccagtcccatcccagtcccatcccagtgttcccagtccctcccagtgttcccagtcccATCCTAGtgttcccagtcccatcccagtcccatcccagtgttcccagtcccatcccagtgttcccagtcccatcccagtgttcccagtcccatcccagtcccatcccagtgttcccagtcccatcccagtgttcccagtcccatcccagtctctcccagtccctcccagccccatcccagtgttcccagtcccatcccagtcccatcccagtgttcccggtgttcccagtcccatcccagtgttcccagccccatcccagtctctcccagtccctcccagccccatcccagtgctcccagtcccatcccagtctttcccagccccatcccagtctctcccagtccctcccagccccatcccagtgttcccagtcccatcccagtcccatcccagccccatcccagtgttcccagtcccatcccagtgctcccagtccctcccagtgcgCACCCAGTTGAGGCTGGGCTCGCGGCTGAACTCGTGGCTCTTGGCGGCGCTGAAGTCGTAGTCGGGCCGGAAGGCCTCGTTCAGCGTGGCGATCAGGTAGAACAGCGTCTTGCGGCTGCACGTGTCGCTGAGCGGGCCCTcgccctgcctggggacaaaCCGGGctcaaactgggacaaactgggacaaactgggatcaaactggggtcactgggatcaaactgggctCAAACCGGGctcaaactgggacaaactgggacaaactgggataaactggggtCACTGGTGTCGCTGAGCGGGCCCTcgccctgcctggggacaaaCCGGGctcaaactgggacaaactgggacaaactggggtCAAACTGGGGTaaactggggtcactgggatcAAACCGGGCTCAAACCGGGCTCAAACCGGGctcaaactgggacaaactgggacaaactgggataaactgggatcaaactggggtCACTGGTGTCGCTGAGCGGGCCCTcgccctgcctggggacaaaCCGGGctcaaactgggacaaactgggacaaactgggatcaaactggggtCACTGGTGTCGCTGAGCGGGCCCTcgccctgcctggggacaaaCCGGGCTCAAACCGGGctcaaactgggacaaactgggacaaactgggataaactggggtCAAACTGGGGTCACTGGTGTCGCTGAGCGGGCCCTcgccctgcctggggacaaaCCGGGctcaaactgggacaaactgggacaaactggggtCAAACTGGGGTaaactggggtcactgggatcaaactgggctCAAACCGGGctcaaactgggacaaactgggataaactggggtcaaactggggtcactgggatcaaactgggctCAAACCGGGCTcaaactgggatcaaactgggacaaactgggatcaaactggggtCACTGGTGTCGCTGAGCGGGCCCTcgccctgcctggggacaaaCCGGGctcaaactgggacaaactgggacaaactggggtCAAACTGGGGTaaactggggtcactgggatcaaactgggctCAAACCGGGctcaaactgggacaaactgggacaaactggggtCAAACTGGGGTCACTGGTGTCGCTGAGCGGGCCCTcgccctgcctggggacaaaCCGGGctcaaactgggacaaactgggacaaactgggatcaaactggggtaaactggggtcactgggatcaaactgggctCAAACCGGGCTCAAACCGGGCTCAAACTGGatcaaactgggacaaactgggctcaaactggggtcactgggatcaaactgggctCAAACCGGGctcaaactgggacaaactgggatcaaactggggtcactgggatcaaactgggctCAAACCGGGCTcaaactgggatcaaactgggacaaactgggacaaactggatCAAACTGGGGTCACTGGGCTCAAACCGGGctcaaactgggacaaactggggtCAAACTGGGGTCAAACTGGGGTCACTGGTGTCGCTGAGCGGGCCCTcgccctgcctggggacaaaCCGGGctcaaactgggacaaactgggacaaactgggctcaaactggggtcactgggatcaaactgggctCAAACCGGGCTCAAACTGGGctcaaactgggacaaactgggatcaaactggggtcactgggatcaaactgggctCAAACCGGGctcaaactgggacaaactgggacaaactgggatcaaactggggtCACTGGTGTCGCTGAGCGGGCCCTcgccctgcctggggacaaaCCGGGctcaaactgggacaaactgggacaaactggggtCAAACTGGGCTCAAACTGGGgtaaactgggataaactgggatcaaactggaTCAAACTGGGGtaaactgggatcaaactgggatcaaactggaCTCAAACTGGCTCAAACCGGGCTcaaactgggatcaaactggggacaaactgggatcaaactggggtcaaactggggtcactgggatcaaactggATCAAACCGGGctcaaactgggacaaactgggacaaactgggatcaaactggggtCACTGGTGTCGCTGAGCGGGCCCTcgccctgcctggggacaaaCCGGGCTCAAACTGGACAAActggacaaactgggacaaactggggtAAACTGGGGTCACTGGTGTCGCTGAGCGGGCCCTcgccctgcctggggacaaaCCGGGctcaaactgggacaaactgggataaactggggtCAAACTGGGGTAAACTGGGATAAACCGGGCTCAAACCGGGctcaaactgggacaaactgggacaaactggggtCAAACTGGGGACAAACTGGGGTcaaactgggatcaaactgggcaCAAACTGGGGTCAAACTGGGGTcaaactgggatcaaactgggatcaaactgggctCAAACTGGGCACAAACTGGGCTCAAACTGGGCTCAAACTGGGCtcaaactgggataaactggatCAAACTGAGATcaaactgggatcaaactgggatcaaactgggacaaactgggatcaaactgggctCAAACCGGGCTCAAACCGGGctcaaactgggacaaactgggacaaactgggatcaaactggggaCAAACTGGGGTCAAAC from Anomalospiza imberbis isolate Cuckoo-Finch-1a 21T00152 unplaced genomic scaffold, ASM3175350v1 scaffold_94, whole genome shotgun sequence includes the following:
- the MAF1 gene encoding repressor of RNA polymerase III transcription MAF1 homolog, whose translation is GSRGPGAAVASAAVPGSRRIESYSCKLAGIDKQLFKQFCHEGQPHALEALSPPQSSGLSPGRQGEGPLSDTCSRKTLFYLIATLNEAFRPDYDFSAAKSHEFSREPSLNWVVNAVNCSLFSAVREDFKALKPLLWDAVDEEICLAECDIYSYNPDLDSDPFGEDGSLWSFNYFFYNKRLKRIVFFTCRSISGYAYTRPDTGNELDMDLGEGDTEKGDSGDPEGGGIEEDRPQVMCM